Within Triticum dicoccoides isolate Atlit2015 ecotype Zavitan chromosome 1B, WEW_v2.0, whole genome shotgun sequence, the genomic segment GGAAGGAGGTCTCATAATAAGTAGTGCAAGGCGACACTTTCCCCGCTCTGCTATCCTGGTGGTGTCTCTACGTGATGGTCGATCAGATTAAATCAGATTGTGTCTCACTTCTCTCGGGAGCGTCTTAATCTCCTGTTATAATTTTGAAGATACTTTCAACCAAATATCATTCGAATGAATCTACATATTTTAAATAGATCTTGATATATAACAAAGAcaacaatgtactccctccgttttaaaatagatgattcaactttgtattaactttagtataaagttgggtcatctattttggaacggagggagtaatattcatATCGCTTTCATTTGCGAGCATCGAAGATCATCAATTCTTATCATTACGGGAAAGAAAATAGAACCGAAAAACACAAAACCGCTTCCACGCACGGGTTTGGCTGCATTCTGAGCCACATCAGCTCCATTTAGCCACACGGAGCGAAAGTGCCATCGGAAAGACGATTTCATTTTGCCCTCCGCTGTTATATCGACGCCCACCATTAGCTAGCAGCCTAGCACCACCATCTNNNNNNNNNNNNNNNNNNNNNNNNNNNNNNNNNNNNNNNNNNNNNNNNNNNNNNNNNNNNNNNNNNNNNNNNNNNNNNNNNNNNNNNNNNNNNNNNNNNNNNNNNNNNNNNNNNNNNNNNNNNNNNNNNNNNNNNNNNNNNNNNNNNNNNNNNNNNNNNNNNNNNNNNNNNNNNNNNNNNNNNNNNNNNNNNNNNNNNNNNNNNNNNNNNNNNNNNNNNNNNNNNNNNNNNNNNNNNNNNNNNNNNNNNNNNNNNNNNNNNNNNNNNNNNNNNNNNNNNNNNNNNNNNNNNNNNNNNNNNNNNNNNNNNNNNNNNNNNNNNNNNNNNNNNNNNNNNNNNNNNNNNNNNNNNNNNNNNNNNNNNNNNNNNNNNNNNNNNNNNNNNNNNNNNNNNTTCGCCCCCACCCGTCCCCGGCTCTCGCCTCAGATCTCGACGCCGGCGACCCCCGATCCTCCTTAGTcgtccgccgccgaccccgccgagttccgATTCGTCACTCACCTCACGCCACACCACCGCGTCCTCCAGCCTCTGGACGCGCTCGCGGGGGACAGATCTAGGGTTTGGGGCCTTGCTTGGTGCATGAGAAGGGCACCAGGGTCTTGACGGCATGGAGGTGGAAGCGGCGAGGAGGGATGCGTCGGCGCTTGACCCGGAGCTGCTGCAGCTGCCAGAGCTCGCGCCGGGCGCGCTCCGGGAGAACTCAAGCATAGCCGAGGCACTCTACTTGCAGTGGCTCGTGCTGCCTGAGTCGTCCAAGCTGGTAACCTCTCACCCGTCCTCTTGCCCTCGCGTGCTCCTTTGGATTTGCTCCTATATTGGCGCGGTTCGTCCGTTGATTTTGCGTGGCTAGCGTGATCTCCTGTTGGAACTCTTGGAAAAATGTTGTTAGAATGCTCTGCCTTGGTGGCGCCTTGTGCTGTAGTGCCTCTATGAGTTTAGATTGTTATGTTCGTATCAGGATTGCTAGCTTAAGCCGAGGATACAAAGCGACGGGGTGTGGTACATCAAAGGCTAAGGTCCTGCGGGAGTTTGTGATTGTAGTAATTTTTGCGGAAATGTGTACTTGGCCTGTTTCTTCGGGTGCTTACTTTCTGCTCCTCAGTTGCCGTGAATGAATATGTACCATCTGTACTAATTTGGTTTTTTGAACTGATGTGCTTACTTGTGGTTTTTGAGATGAGCCCTCACCGTATGCATCAGCTTTATCATTATATTGAAGATAAAGAAATGTTGGTATGATAGTCAACGTTGCATGTGATTAGAGGAATGATGGATTTCAGGAGATGTGGACTCCGACGCTGTACCGAGATCTAGTGCTATCAAAGATCTGTTTTATGCTACAGCAATTTGTGTTATACTTTGAACCCATGCTTACTTAAAATGATAGTTCACTCTTCTGAGGACATTTTCGCAGTGGTACACTGTGCTAGAGATCTGGCTTGAATTGTCTGCTTTTGTCTCTTTGGGTTACTTTAGATTGTTTTGTTTGGATGATGGTATTCCTTTTGCCAAGCAAttaaaaaaaaagggcaacctggtgcatgtagctcccgcttgcgcagggtccagggaagggtccgaccactttgggtctatagtacgcagcctttccctaagaggctgtttccaggacttgaacccatgacctcatggtcacaaggcagcagctttaccactgcgccaaggctccccttcttaaAGGGcaacccggtgcatgtagctcccgcttgcgcagggtcagggaagggtccgaccactttgggtctatagtacgcagcctttccctacatttctgtaagaggctgtttccaggacttgaacccgtgacctcatggtcacaaggcagcagctttaccactgcgccaaggctccccttctgccATGCAATTACTATGTAAATTTTTAATGGAGGGGCTCTTCTGCCATTTACTTGGACTTTTGAGATTTGTATGCAATGATACAGGTATGCATCAGTGTTCTTGATAGTAAAAGGTGCTAACTGTTCTCCTTAGTGCACTCATGGAATTTGAAGTTGCTATTTCCTGGTTGCAATCTGTTTGAGTATTGCTCTGGTGATAGGTGATAGTCAATGGCTTCATGTGAGAAGGTCGAATTGTTGCTCCGTGTGCATATTTTGTTGAGCTCTTTTTGGCTGCTAATTTGATGCATACCTGTGCAGAACAGTAGATAAAATGCAACATAAACTATATAGCTTTTGTTGACAGGATACCTACTTTGCAGGCCAAACTTGTGTATCCAATATTGCGTAGTAAACGCATGAAACCTTAGAGAAAAAAGAAGTCATGTTGACAATATCATATATGGTGTTACCTGTAGTGTTGTCACGGTCTCAAGGATTTACCACTCTAGTCTCTCCCAAATGATGCTAACATTTCGTTGTTTTGTCTGCTTTGTTATGTTGAATGTTGTCTTGAATGTTACATAGTGTTATGGGTGGACATATCGTAGTAGTCAATGACATGTTACCTTCTTCTGCGGGAGACATGATGTTATCAAATAGGTCAGCAGATGACATGCCTGCTTGCCTCGGCTGGCAGCAGTCCAGGAGACAGAGGGACTCCACTTCCCCTTGCTGTCGGCCTTTTGTAGTTCGCAACCACCGTGCATTGTCACCTCCCTGCTCAGCGCTATCGCTTTGCAAACACACCTATCACACTGGGCTTTCTTAGCTTTTTCATCTCGCTGATTTTCTCTGCTTGCTTGTTGTGCATCTCACTTGTTAGCCGGATGCCCTCTGCCTTGCTGCTTTGGTGCCCATTGCTTCTGCTAGAGAAGGTGTCTGCCTGTTGGTAATTGAGCATGGGAGTAGGGAGTGGATGCTTTGATGTTCTGTTGTCTTCAGGCGATGTTTTGGACCAAGTGGCTAGTGGGACATGTATTCTCCATTTTTGCcttgttatatactccctccgtcccaaattacttgtcgctgaaatggatgtatctataactaaaatacatctagatacatccatacgtgcgacaagtaattcggaacggagggagtatgttctaTATGCGATGATTAGGCTAAGCTAAGATATTGTCTAGTGTCACCGACGCGGGGTTCCTTGCTCCCTAAGCTGTCGTGATAACTGTGTAGTGCTATACATGTATTGGGATATGTTTGATTTTCCATGTGTGATTATTTGACTGGATTCTTTGCTCCCTAGGCTGCCGTTATAACTATGTAGTGCTATATATATGTATTGGGATATGTTTGATTTTTCACGTGTGATTATTTGACTGGAGTCAGGATAATATAGATCTACTATATGGACTGGCTTCTTACATCTTGTATTTCAGGCATTGCTCAATATATATATAGTAATATAGCAGATGTTTCAAGGTTTAACCTCTCTGTATTTATCTATGCTTACTGCTCAGGTTCTGTATATATGTATCATTGTAAAGCACTTTAATAGTGCTGTTTGACTGCTCTTCTGATTTTGATATTCTTAGATATCTGTTGAAGTAACAACTTGATGTTTTATGCACTTTGCTTTCTTCGTCATATAAGCCTTTCTATAGTTGATTCTGTGGAGTGGGATGCTACTGTTTTTGTAAATTAGAAGCATTGTACATTGTTGTGTAAAAAAGCAATAAATTTGTTTCTATAACATACTTCTGTTGGATGTATCATTTCTTATAATATTTGGTTTCTTCGCTACTAGGTGAAATCTTTGATTGAAGATGCAAAAGCCGGTGCCACACTGAATGTTGCTGGGAGCTCTGCTAGCACAAATGCCACTTCAAGTAGTTCTTTGCCGTCAATGTTCCCTGCTGGTAGTGCCCCCCCACTTTCTCCCAGGAGCACTGCTGGCTCTCCCCGTGTTATGAGACGAGGATCTAGTGCTGGACCATCATCCTTGGGATCTCCTCTAAAATTAGTCAGTGAACCTGTGAGAGAAGTTATACCCCAGGTGCTTCCCATCTGTTTTTTTTTGGTTTGAGAACGGCATCTGTGCTTGTTATTATTCATGTAATATTTGTTCCTACTATAGCTATTTAAGCATCTTCCTTGTTAGACTTAGTTCTGTATTCATCGTGTTTGCAGTTTTACTTCAAACATGGGCGCCCTCCACCAAAAGATTTGAGGGAGCAGTGTTTGTCTAGACTAGATCACCTTTTTTTTGCCGGGGAAGGACTCCAGATTCAAGGTGACCTTATTTGAGGATTTCTTTTGTTTTGTCCACATTGAAATGCATTCTTAACTTTGAATGTCTTATTTGCACATATCAGAATTCAGACCAGTAATAAAAGACATATGCAAGTTGCCATCGTACCTCTCTGGTGTTCTTTTCAAGAAGATTGACGCCACTTGCTCTGGAACTGTAACAAGGTGTGCTGTTTATTCAATACCTCGATATGGCTACACTAGTGTTAGTGTATAAGATATAGTGAATCTTAGTTGTTCCATCATATTTTGAGGGCACTGAGAAATACTTCATGCAGCTACCACATGGACTTCCTAACTGTAGCCAAAATTTAGTAGAACACAGAGTTCATTATGGAACATTAACCTGTTTCAAGTGCTGAGAAATCTTTGAGATATTCAGGCTCCATAGTAAAATTAGCAGTTGATTGCACAACCGGTGTTGGAAATCTGTGTGTTCCTGGTGGTTTCCACTTTTCCTGGGTGGTGGGAGGGTAAATCCCTCCAGTTATTATTCCTGCTTCTTTAAAGAGATAATAATACACACTACTGTCTGTGCAAGGTTGAACAAGCACAGTACCTTGTCCATTATAATTAGGCAAACCAGAAGCAAGCAGAAACTGCTCATCTTGTTTTTGTAACCCTGCGTCATATACGGTTATCCACCAATGCGTTATCCTTGCTATAATAATAGTTTGGCACTGTTTTCTTCTTCAACCAGTGTGCATGCTTCTGGATTGTTTTCTTGCTTATGTTTGTAAATTTGAACTTACAGAAGCTTATCTTTTCGGGACTAGGATGTCAGGTTTCATTTATCACATTGCCTTatgatagtactccctccgtcccataatataggaacgtttttgacactatgctagtgttataaacactcttatattatgggacagagggagtaacatTTAATCTAGCACATCTGTGGTGTTCCATGGTCTCATGTAATATTTAACAATTGTTCAGGAATGCCATGTCTCAGTTGGTAGTTACTTTTTGGCTGCACAGTTTTGATGTCAATTCCAGTTCTTACTTAACACCGGTATTTTATATTTCGGTTTTGACATGTTACTCTCTTTTTTAAACTCAGAGATGCGTTTATCGATTACTGGTTTAATGACAATAAGATCACAATGGACACAGCTACCCAGATATTTGAAATACTAAGAAAGCCAGGTTACAGTTATCTCACTCAGGTCAGCATTTCTTTCCTCTTTTGGTCTTGGTAGGCATGTATATATGACTCCAACTGGACAAGATGATTATTCTATATTACTGTTTGTTTTCTTGAAGGGAATACTAATTCTCCATAATTTGCGCAGGAGGATTTTAAGCCTGTTCTAAAAGAACTCCTGGCAACTCACCCAGGTTTAGAGTTTTTACAAGGCACTCCCGAGTTTCAGGACAGATATGGTAATTGCTGTTATGTGTTGTTCAAGTTGCATAGTAGTTAGCTCTATCACCAGTATTCTTTGTATATTTGTGCATTAGATGTGCATTTTGAGTCATCTGTTCTTTCAAATGCCAATGATGATAGTAGCTTATATGATGAAAAAGAAATGATTCCTGGCAAAGTGATTTCATTTGTGAATTCTTGTTATGTTTTTTCAATGTAGCCTTTTTGGTTATGTCCTCGCATCTTTTGAGACAGATACCCCTTTTAGCCGCGTATGCCAAAGAGATGGAATATAATTTTTTAGCGGGGCTAACACTGAAATAAAATAAGGCATCGTTTCCTTCATAGTTCTGTTTGCGTAGAGCTGACGAGAATTGAGTTGAGCCTGAGATGGTAGTAAGGAAGTCCTGGAACCGATCGTAGATTGACACCCCTGCACTTTGGTATTAGAaagttaaacctgaatggttttgcTATCTGAAGGTATGATTATAGGAATTCTAGTGTGTTCTACAATAAACCTGTCGGCATTGGGAACTCTCCGTATCAACATCTAAAACATGGTCTTTCTGTCTATCTTAAGAACTCGTAAGTGGCTCATCATCCTCTGCTATAAATGTTGAAGTCTTTTAGTCTGTTCTACAGTAGACCTGTTGGTACGGAACTCTTGTATTAACATCTAAAATATGGGCTGTCTTTCTGTCTATCTTAAGAACTCATATTTCTTCCTTAAAAACAATCTGTTATTTTCTCGTGTTCAGTAACATAGGAAAATGATAGTTTTTAGTCATGAATGTTGTATGCAAGGACAAGCTGTTGTTTGTAGAGCATATTTTTTCTCTCCAGTAATAACATACTTTTTGATTTTGTGATGAATGGATATTCCGAACTAATGCTGGTGATTTGCTGCATCTCATTCATCTGCTTATTATGTTTTAATGTGTTTTTCAGCTGAGACTGTGATATACAGAATCTTCTACTCCATAAATAGATCTGGAAATGGTCATCTTACCCTTAGAGAGCTAAAACGTGGGAATTTAGTAGCTGCAATGCAGCAATTGGATGAGGAAGAGGATATCAACAAAATACTGAGGTAATTCATGGATGGAATTGTACAAATTCCTTTGATGTCGCGTGTGCATGTATATTTCCCAAGATTTCTCGGTAGAATATGTTTTCCATTACACTATGCTTTAGCTCCTTATGAATTCTGTTCTTTCAAGAGCTCCTTCGTTATGTGGTTGTGATGGCCAACAGGAATTTCATGGTTTCAGTTGATCCTACTATATGCTGCAAATAAAGCATATTTTACATGGTTTTCGTATAATTTTCTGACTTTGTCGTATCTGATGCAGATATTTCTCATATGAGCATTTTTATGTAATCTACTGCAAATTTTGGGAGCTGGACACAGATCATGATTTCTTGATTGACAAAGAGAACCTTATCAGATATGGAAATCATTCGTTGACCTATAGAATAGTCGATAGAGTCTTTTCACAGGTTAGTCCATTACTAGTTCTATTACTAGTTTATATTGAGAGCTGAGATGTTAGATTGCATTAATGTTGCTTACTGTGCACTTCCATTGTTTTTTTTTCCAACTAAGGTCCCAAGAAAATTCACAAGCATGACCGAAGGAAAGATGGGTTATGAGGATTTTGTTTACTTCATCTTGTCAGAGGAAGATAAATCATCTGAGCCCAGCCTTGAGTACTGGTAATTGTGTTCTCCCGGTTTGATATGTCTTCTGTTTTGCCTGCAACTGTTTTATTATCTGAGGGTTGCTTGAgagcaattccatccttcaaatgtaTGCTTAAATGTCTAGTCCCCATGCTGTTCTATTTGGTCTCGAGGCATTGACGGCAAACGAGTGAACAAAGCCCCAACAATTGGGTTTTAATGGAAATGTTTTTTTAGTATGTGACTTTTCTACAAATTTCCAACATGAAGTTATGGGTATGGGACACCTATATGTTATCATGTCTGCAACTCATATTATATGCAGTTTGTGGTAAAATATGTTCCTTCATCTATTGAAACGCCTCACTCTTTACAGGTTTAAGTGCATTGATCTTGATGGCAATGGTATTTTAACTACCAATGAAATGCAGTTTTTCTATGAGGAGCAGTTGCATCGTATGGAGTGCATGGCACAGGAACCTGTGCTTTTTGAGGACATACTATGCCAAATGATTGATATGATTGGACCAGAGGTATCATCATCCTGGATATAACTGTGATTCATTTACCCCCTGTTTGGAACAGTGGAATCCAAAGGCAATGAGGAGGAATTGCATTGTTCTCTACAAAATTCATGCATTCAGTCATGCCCTTAACTGCATTTCATAAAGCTTTTCCTTTGTGCAGAATGAGACATATTTTACATTGAGGGACTTGAAAAAGTGTAAACTCTCGGGAAATATATTCAATATCTTATTTAATCTCAACAAATTTATGGCATTTGAAACTCGTGATCCATTCCTCATTCGCCAGGTAATCACTGTTTTGCAATGAAGTGTTTGAATCCACTGCATTTATTTAGTTAAAAGGTTGTATGGTTTTTAATTGCAGGAGCGTGAAAATCCAAGTCTAACTGAGTGGGATCGGTTCGCCCATAGGGAATATATCAGGCTGTCGATGGAAGAGGATGGTGAAGATGCTTCAAATGGAAGTGGTGATGTGTGGGACGAGTCACTTGAAGCTCCATTTTGAATCATGTGAGTGCTACTAGTGCTTTCTGGATGAACTTACAGATTCGATACAGATGGCTAGTGAATTATGGAAACCACAGAGCATTGTTAAGATCTCAGAATTTTGATTCCATGGGTTTAGAAAATTTGTAACATCTTAATTTTTGCACTTCAATCGTTATTTCACCAGACTACTTCCAAGAATAGGTGATTGCATTATTCCCTCTTAGACCTGCCTTTCATAGTGACACACATCTCCATTTTCCAGTTCCTAAAAGAAATCATGTTTTCAATTCCCAACCTATTAAGGAAATAATCTGTTTTCATTATTCAAAATGTTTAGTGTTGTCCATCTCTACTGTGCAAGAGATAAATGTTGGCAATTTCTTGAGTTCCGTATCTGAAATTTAATATGGCCAGTGTGGGTTGATCAGCAGTAAAAACTGAATTGTGCTTGAGTGGTTTAAGCAAAAACTGCTGTCAAGTATATGCAATTTTCCCCCGTCATGCAGAGAATTTTGAATCTGGTGCCAGCGGCATGTCCTCATATTTCATAACCCTCCACCCCCTTGAGCCAACACATGGTTCCGTTTTATCTCTCGTATAAGCTGGTCATCGGTGCAGATGCAATGGTTTTTTCAGAGCATTTTTGCTTCCCGCGTCTTTGCCGCCTTCGATGTTTATCAAGTTAAAGCTTGTATAAACTATAGTAGCCAGTACGATTGGTGAGTTTCGTCCAATCAAACAATTACTCTGGCCATTCATATTAGTTATAGTTCTAGAATTTGTGGCAGTCAAAACTTTTCAGGTTTGACCATCAATATAGAAAGAATTACTGTCATATCATTGAAATTAGTAGATTTTTCATGAAGTCAAAGTGTCATGTATTCGGAGTATGTTCTGATGTACCacaagtttatttttatttttcatctaTTTTCAAGATGTATGTGACCTGGTAATTTGGCTCTGTTGATATGATGGAATGATGATTTGATGAGAAAATAAAACAAATCATGATATGTTTACAGCTACTTCCTTTGCTGAACTGTTCTAGAACTGTCTTTCCCATTAACAGGCCTCACACTCCTAGTTGGTTGGATATGGATGAAATTGGTTGGGAAGTTGAAGAAGTGTAAAGGTTTTGGCTAGCCTGCGGAGGTCATTGCAGGCTCGAAGCAGTTTCAGTAACACCAAAGACTACTTATGAGTTTTACTGTGCAGGTCTGATTTGATATTATCAGTTGTCCAGTTGTGCAaacatttttgcttgccaggaagaATGTGGAAGTTGATGTGAGGGCCTCCTGCATATTGACAAGGCAACAACCTCAACAGTCTCAAAGCTAAAGTGGGGAAACTTCTGTGGTCTACCTTTTTCTCATTGTGTTCTGATTGTTGCTTTAGGGGGGATGCCAGTTTATTCAATTGCTGTGCTCGAATTTTGGAGCTGAACTGTTGATGTTTGGCTGCCATTTTCCTTGTTAATCTGTGGGTGTGCGAGCAAGCAATGCCATCATTAACTTTGATCATCGTTTGTAACTTCCTGGTTCTGATTTCTGTTCAGTTTGGTATGGCGTTTGTTGCGATTCTTGGTACATTTTGGTAGGTGGGGAGGGGTCTCAAAACATGGATGTGAGTTGGCCATTTGTAACATTAACAAGTAACTATGCATCAGGTGCATAAAATCTAAACAGGAAAGTAGTTTCCATTGTCAATCCAGATTTTTGTCGTGTCATAAACTTATAGGATGTTTCATTTGTACTATATGCTGCGATACTGGTATCTTGTATTTTGCTTGTCAACTTGTGGAACTCTGCAGTTGTCCAAAGCATTCTTATTAGTTCAGTGCCAGTTATGGTGCCGTGATGAAATTTGTTGTACTATATCATGTATGCAAACATGTTGTACAATAAATTTCACACGGAACTACATCTTTTTTGGAGATGCAAGAAACTGCAACTTATAAATATTTGCTCCGTTCCATGGATGTGACCAATTTGACCAATTGGGGCCTCCACTATGGACTTCGGTGATCCATAGACAAACACCTTATACTAATGTCCTGAGATGAACTTGACTAGATCTTGCTAATCCTATATTTATTAACAGCAAAATCGTAATTTTGCCTAAAAAACCAGAATTGTAATTAAGTGACAAAGCATTTTAAAAAGTTGGCCAATAGAAACCGGATTGAAGTACTTCTAAGGCTGTTTTCTTTTTTGAACAAGAGAAGGCACCAACAGGTGCCAATATTGACAGAGTACATCAAGCATTACATAGACCTGCCAAGAAATTAAAAGAAAGAGAAGCAgaatctaaggctgtgagttgaagAACTATCCTCGAAGACAGGGAGGGAAAAAACCCCAACTGATGAACAACATCATCAGAAAAACAGAAAAGCAGGCAATAGATAGCCTAAACCAACGAGTGTGCAAACGAAGATGACTTGAAAGTGTACTGAAGCACCCCAAGGCAGGTGTAATACAAGCCTCTAAATTTAATCCTGCAGAGCTTAAGACGTCAACTGCCCCAGCCTGGCAAACTCTGCAAAATGCACAGCATGAACTAGCaggttggagagagagagagagagagagagagagagagagagagagagagagaatagaaGCCAGCACAACAACACTGTGCAGAGAAGCAGAAGATCCATGCACAACAAGGCTGTTAGTAGCAATGTATAGTATGAATTCTAAAATCCAGAATCTGAAAATTTGAAAGAAGGGGCAGCACATGACAAGAAACTTGAGAATGAGTAGAAGCAAAACAAGAGAGTTGAGTGTGCCCATCAGAAAGAAAAACCTGTTGCGCAAGATTATGAGCAATATCGATTTCTCTAGAAATATGAAACACACACGGATGCGGAAGTTTTGACCCTAGAAATATGAATGAAAAAACGACCAGCTCGCAAACCCGTAGGCAAGGCCTTTCTAAGCAATCTCcaagagtaaaggagcatgtgtcaacttatctttcaataccgtgaaggcttcttcctgtgcggtaccccaaacaaaagacacatccttctttgtaagctcattaagaggtgcagcaatggtgctgaaatctctcacaaaatgcctgtaGAATCcatcgaggccaagaaaactcctcacttgtgtgacccttTTGGCCTGCggtcaactctcaatagcttcaatcttggctttatcaacttcaattccctgtggagtaacaacatagccaagaaaagatactcggtcggtgcaaaaggcgcacttcccaaggttaccaaacaaacgtgcatcacgtagagcaataaaaacaacatgtaaatgtttcaaatgttcctccaaaaatctgctataaatcagtatatcatcaaaatagactaccacaaatcgtccaatgaaagcacgtagaacttcattcattaatctcatgaaagtactaggtgcattagttaacccaaaaggcatgactaaccactcatataatccaaacttagttttaaatgctgttttccattcatctcctaatttcatacgaatttgatggtatccactacgcaaatcaactttggagaatatcgtagagccactcaattcatcaagcatatcatctagcctaggaataggatgacgataatgaataataatattattaatgcctcgacaattaacacacatacgcgacgtgccatccttttttggcactagtataataggaacaacacggggactaagagattcgcgtatataacttttgtcgagcagctcctgtacttgacgcacaaTCTCCTTCGTTTCCTCTGGATTTGTATGGTATGGTGCACAGTTGGTTAGTGATGCACtgagaattaagtcaatctgatgctcaatccctcgaataggtggtaatcccggtggcacgtcttgtggaaagacatcagcaaactcctgcaaaatgttagtgacagcaggaggcaaagaggaaggcacgtcctcgaatgaaaataatgcctctttgcacacaaaagcataacaaacagatttgctacaatctagatcatcaatatcagatttggtggcaagtaaacatccacttttcaatttaatttcagaagcaacactatatggtttattattaggtttcatttgttgctcaaattcttttgccattagctaattttcactcttattttgctcctgttttgctttactagctctattaataccatctttcaaaatggaatcaggagtcataggaagcaaagtaatatgtttatccttatgaacaagagtatagtgattgtttctaccatggtgtacatttttttttatcaaattgccatggtctaccaagtaataaggaacatgcttgcatgggtaccacatcacaatcaacaaaatcagcatatgtagcgatactaaaatgcacacaatcGGCACctattaccttaaccttgccgctgttattgaaccattggatgtagtaaggatgcggatgtggtcttgtggtgagagagagcttctccaccatctccatgctagccaagttgatgACAcggacagaacattccttcacaactccctttgtatggaacaaattatgcctctgattttgctcagcttgtgtgacctgcacactcaaaacatgttgagcaactaaactttcatacttgtcagcatcttcaacagccatgtattgcgtctcattatcagaatcatctccactgtgttgttcacttgtaataagagccaaagtctcctcatcatagtcactagcggactcatacccaccatcctcagtagcagatgcaggtggtggttgtggaagacacacgagtacttcatcgaacttggtgtccaacttggtgtcaattgtcttctcaacgtCGTCAATCCTCTCCAGTGCCTTTCCAAAGATGGCCATGACGTCTTCCACCACCAGTGCTTGCATCTTTGCAATTCCATTAGGAA encodes:
- the LOC119321308 gene encoding probable serine/threonine protein phosphatase 2A regulatory subunit B''delta; this translates as MEVEAARRDASALDPELLQLPELAPGALRENSSIAEALYLQWLVLPESSKLVKSLIEDAKAGATLNVAGSSASTNATSSSSLPSMFPAGSAPPLSPRSTAGSPRVMRRGSSAGPSSLGSPLKLVSEPVREVIPQFYFKHGRPPPKDLREQCLSRLDHLFFAGEGLQIQEFRPVIKDICKLPSYLSGVLFKKIDATCSGTVTRDAFIDYWFNDNKITMDTATQIFEILRKPGYSYLTQEDFKPVLKELLATHPGLEFLQGTPEFQDRYAETVIYRIFYSINRSGNGHLTLRELKRGNLVAAMQQLDEEEDINKILRYFSYEHFYVIYCKFWELDTDHDFLIDKENLIRYGNHSLTYRIVDRVFSQVPRKFTSMTEGKMGYEDFVYFILSEEDKSSEPSLEYWFKCIDLDGNGILTTNEMQFFYEEQLHRMECMAQEPVLFEDILCQMIDMIGPENETYFTLRDLKKCKLSGNIFNILFNLNKFMAFETRDPFLIRQERENPSLTEWDRFAHREYIRLSMEEDGEDASNGSGDVWDESLEAPF